Proteins encoded within one genomic window of Xylophilus sp. GOD-11R:
- a CDS encoding FxDxF family PEP-CTERM protein, which produces MTNVFKKFALAAAVTLAMGVSAQAATYNLGTIDSFASNTFAATSLGKFTDYLQFTVADNSAAALAAQSVYIAKHGLNLESISLYSGSFTAGSTLTGLLGTTSGGNSLTLEYASGLASKAYTLVVTGDAKTLPTGYTSIIQLAPVPEPETYAMLLAGLGVMGFVARRRQKNTQA; this is translated from the coding sequence ATGACCAACGTGTTCAAGAAGTTCGCTCTCGCCGCCGCTGTGACCCTGGCTATGGGCGTGTCTGCCCAAGCCGCCACCTACAACCTGGGCACGATCGACAGCTTCGCGTCCAACACCTTTGCCGCCACTAGCCTGGGCAAGTTCACCGACTACCTGCAGTTCACGGTGGCAGACAACTCGGCTGCCGCTCTGGCCGCTCAATCCGTGTACATCGCCAAGCACGGCCTGAACCTGGAAAGCATCTCCCTGTATTCCGGCAGCTTCACCGCCGGCAGCACCCTGACCGGCCTGCTGGGCACCACCAGCGGTGGCAACTCGCTGACGCTGGAATACGCATCTGGTCTGGCTTCCAAGGCCTACACCCTGGTCGTGACCGGCGACGCCAAGACCCTGCCCACCGGCTACACCTCCATCATTCAACTGGCTCCGGTTCCGGAACCCGAAACCTACGCCATGCTGCTGGCTGGCCTGGGCGTGATGGGCTTCGTCGCACGTCGCCGTCAAAAGAACACCCAAGCCTGA
- a CDS encoding FadR/GntR family transcriptional regulator: protein MSMTSLAAQTLQRQISSGTFAPGNMLPGQRELAESMGISRASLREALSMLEALGLVRSMPGKGTLVTRGSRQVAPLPFTPGDAADLQQLWQFRFCMEPATAALAARNMRADQAPRLWGVQARLEDAALTSDMVSASTADLDFHHLIAALSGNGHLVGLMSSFEPDIGRAVALPFAEADRIHDVLREHRAIAAAICLGDADGARLAMQQHLRASARTLGLVFVEP, encoded by the coding sequence ATGAGCATGACCAGCCTCGCGGCGCAGACCCTGCAGCGGCAGATCTCCAGCGGCACCTTCGCGCCCGGAAACATGCTGCCCGGGCAACGCGAACTGGCGGAGTCGATGGGCATCAGCCGCGCTTCGCTGCGCGAGGCCTTGTCGATGCTCGAAGCGTTGGGCCTGGTGCGGTCCATGCCGGGCAAGGGCACGCTGGTCACGCGCGGCAGCCGGCAGGTGGCGCCGCTGCCTTTCACGCCGGGCGACGCCGCCGACCTGCAGCAGCTCTGGCAATTTCGCTTCTGCATGGAGCCGGCCACCGCAGCCCTGGCCGCACGCAACATGCGCGCCGACCAGGCACCGCGCCTGTGGGGCGTGCAGGCCCGCCTGGAAGACGCCGCGCTCACCAGCGACATGGTGAGCGCCTCGACGGCCGACCTCGATTTCCACCACCTGATCGCCGCGCTGTCGGGCAACGGCCACCTGGTAGGCCTGATGTCGAGCTTCGAGCCCGACATCGGCCGTGCCGTGGCCCTGCCTTTCGCCGAGGCCGACCGCATCCACGACGTGCTGCGCGAGCACCGCGCCATCGCCGCCGCCATCTGCCTGGGCGACGCCGACGGCGCTCGGCTGGCGATGCAGCAGCACCTGCGGGCATCGGCCCGCACCCTCGGCCTGGTTTTTGTCGAGCCTTGA